AACAACCTAGACATGATCGTCTCACGGGAGTAGAGAGGATCCCATCCCAATTTTTAGGCATGGAGTCTATGGACACCCGTGGGGTTATTTTCGAATTCCCGCATAGCGTACTGTTGGGTCCATTTTGCTTCTGTTTGGCAATTCTCCCTATTTTCAAAGATGGCATTAACAACAGAACCCAACCCAATATGACACGATCCCTCCACTTCCCGACGTCGTTTCATTTCCCCAACCCAACCCACTCCTCCCACCTCAACTCGATTCGGGccaccaccaaaaccctagctccccgCATCGACAATCCACACTTCCGCCCGCTACAAATGACGACGGCGACGACAGAGCCTCCGATTACGAGTGGCGAAAACTCTCTCCAAAACGAGGACAGATGCGCTTCACAACCTCTAATGTCGAAGAGGGCGCAGAAGAAGCTGTTGAAGCAGCAGAAGTTCGAAGCGAAGAAGGCGCAGAAGAAGGCCCTGGCGAAGGAGCAGAGGAAGAGGGAGGGCGAGAGGAAGCGGAGGGAGTGGGAGGAGAGGGTCGCGGGGTTGtcggaagaggagagagagaagctgaTAGGGTCGAGGAAGGGGTTGAAGAAGGAGAGGATGGAGAAGAGgtgcgaggagagagagagtaaggtTAAGAGGCTCAACGAGGCCAAGACGCAGGGACAGAATATAGTCGTCGACCTCGAATTCGCCAGCCTCATGACTCCGTCTGAGATCAATAGCCTCGTCCAACaggtctattttttttttctactgcACTTGCCCTAATTCGATCTTGTAACTCGCACTTTAAGTCACATAAGGCACGAGCATATGCTAAAATTCAcgagagcgaggattgagagcgcgaGCCCAGAGCAAGAATTGAGAGCATGAGCAAAGGGCCGTACTAAAGGATTATTTGATTATGCGTTTTGCTAGATAATATGGATTAAAATGTCCAGTTTTTATTTTGCCTAGTCACTTTATGCATGCGCTCCAGCATTATTAGTTATGTTTCCTAGTTTAAGTAAACATCAACACATGATAGGTAAGGTGACTGATGATGTTGGCAAGCTTCATTTGGTTGAAAAACATTTGCCTAGTTTCCAATAGATGACCAAATATGATTAGCCAAAAGGCAAATGGGTAAATTAGATAGCAAACATATGTTCTTGTAGCTCCAATATTGATATGCATTTTGCATGGCAAGTGTAAATAAAATGGTAgtacaaattttattttgcctAGTGTATACTTGCTCCATCACTATTGTCTTTTTTCCTTGTTAAATACTTAAATTACATTATGAACATATGATAGGTGAGGTGATGAATGATTTGGCAAGTTtcaattgattgaaaaaatttatggttGAATATATCCGGAAAAAATGCAAGTAGGTAAAATGCATAGCTAGCAAGCATGTTGGAGGCAGAAAGCTGTGCTTGTTAGCTATGATACCAACAGGCCTCATTTGCCCAGTTAGAGATGGCTTAGctatcttttgttttcttaaattgAACACGTGATTTTCACGTGCTTAAACTTCTATTGTAATTTTTATACTTGTAGATTCCTCAGCAGACGTACCATTAAATTCAGAAGTCACCATGGTGCTTCAGGAATTTGCAGAAAATCCAAGAGTTTATGAACGTAGAAAGATTAGTAATGTACAGTGCATACACTGGCTAGACTGGTGGTTGCTTCTGTTTCACAATGATGGTGATGAATACAAGCGATAGTTATCCTTGCTTTCTCACTCTGATCTGTAGTTGGATCCGGTATCCTCATGGCTACATAAGCAGTACCATCAGATTCCACAATCGTAACAGGCACCACTTCACTTGAGCCACATGAAATAAGTTATAGAAGTTAGGTAGAGCAGAATTAGTTCGTTGTTGCCTCAAGTCTTTGCAATAAGAGTTGGTTGAATGTATTAAGGCTTCCAATGTGAATTATTCGGATTGAGTTATTTTTCTtagtttggttttatgaattttcaattttgggATGGATAGATTATGGTCTACGATGCATGATTATGTTGGCTGTGATTTACCCATGGACTAGATAGAATTGCTTTGAGTTCGTAGTACTTGAGTATTTATTAACTGTGGACTACCATGTTTAGTTCGCCAACAATAGTTATGATCCTTTGAGAGGTTGCATGTTAATgcaggaaaaacaaaagcagtTACATTGAATGGGAGTCAGTCTCTTCGTATAAATGGAATGAGGTATCCTTGTGAAGGAGAACAAAAGCAAACTAATCCAATAGAGAGTTTTCCTTTAGCTTAAGTGGAAGAGTAGTACTAGTTGTGGCTGATCATATGGCTTAATGACGTCTGGTAAGCATAGAagtttataatgtttttttttttttggtaaagagaAGTTTATAATGTTGATCTTGAAGATGGTATTCACGTATTATATGGTTTGATTGCCAATTCGAGGTACCGGGTAATTTGTAGTACATTCTTCACtgaatctctttgcaaagagtgtTCTTTTGATCAttatttgtactcatttgaaCTCAGTTATTGTCACCTTTTGAAATCATGACATAGGAAACATTTGGCTGAAAGCCATGTGTGGAATGTAGGAGTGGGAAGAGTACCTGAGGTCGCCGCCCTCCGGGTATATGGCGGTTGCTACAATGGTGCTCGAGACCactggaggtggaggaggaaagAGCTCGGGGCAGACTTAGAAAGAGGGATGGCAGTGGAGAGTGAGGTCTTAACCAGAGAGTAGATAGGTGTATTGAATGCTTGTTGAATACTTGTCTTTACTATAGTGTCAATTCTCCTTATGTATGAGCCTCGGAGATGAGAGAGCCAGGTGTGAGGCTCTTCCCCATTGGGGGGAAGAGTGGAGGTTGACGTGCTTTCCTCTTTTAGTCCCAAGTCAGGCCTCGGAGCTTGTAATCAAGGAACCAACAGAGGCTATTTCGGTGATACATGGAGACCCGTATCATCTACCAAGTTAGGCGGTAGGTATGATACGGGCTCCGAGGTGCCAGGCGGTAGGTATGATACTTCTTCCGAGATGTTAGATGGCGGTCAAGTCCCTTCTTTCTCTAGGACCGGTCAAGTTAGAGCTCGCAGGAGGCAAGCTCGTCCTCCTTGACAAACCCTTTGCTCTAGCCTTCAAACCACATTCCTCCTTAGGTCCCGAGTGAGATACCTAGGCCTTGCTACTGGCCTAGGGACAGTGTGTAAAGTCACCTTTGAATACATGTAGAGGGCTCGTGGAGCCTTAAGAGTGTTAAGTAGGAAGGCCTGGAGGAGGCATTGCTCCTCCAGAGGTAGAGTTGTGGAGGAAGCCTTACTTTGGTGGAGGCAAGGCTTGTGGAGGAAGCCTTGCTTTGGTGGAGGTAGAGTTCGTGGAGGAAGCCTTACTTTGGCGGAGGCAAGATTTGTGAAGGAAGCGTTACTTTGGTGGAGGCAAGGCTTGCGGAGGAAGCCTTGCTCTGCCGGAGGTGAGTATCATGGAGGAAGCCTTGTTGCTCCTGGAGGTAAGGGTTGTGGAGGAAGCCTTGCTCCTCCAGGGGGTGAGTATCATGGATGAAGCCTTGCTCCTCCTGGGGGTAAGGGTTGTGGAGAAAGCCTTGCTCCTCCAGGAGGTGAGTATTATGGAGGAACCTTGCTTCACCTGGAAAGGGTCGCTGGAGGGGCTCCTGGAGATCCGGATGTGGGATATATCATATGCCCACACCATGGAACATTGGTAACTGTGGAAGCCCACTGGGTAGAATGAATAATGAGATATGATTGATTGCTCTGCCGGGAATCcagtgtagttttttttttttaatgtggtTTGCGTGGCGCATATAGATTTGACATGATGGCGCTTAGCATGTTTCTGAGATGGGCTCGGTACGAGGCTACTATTGAAGGGATGTTTATCGTCTTCTTATTGCATGTACTACCCGATCTTACATATATTTCAGGCGTGTAGCAAATTAGTGGTGGGCGAAttggagtatttgaaggatttaACTTATATGGAGATCATTTTGAGAAATCATGATTGTTGTAAATTTAAGGGAGTTTTGGGGCCCATCAGTTGTGTTTTTGGAGGCTCGTGTGAAATTATTTTGAGGATATTAGAGGCatttaggtggtgttccactttaagaaaaagtacttttttttcaaaatgtttgaatttcaaactcaaatataatgaaaatgaaaaatattttttcaattttttttgcactgtttaaaagatcttaatgagatctatcaaacaagatttgtatt
The sequence above is a segment of the Rhododendron vialii isolate Sample 1 chromosome 13a, ASM3025357v1 genome. Coding sequences within it:
- the LOC131313091 gene encoding tRNA (guanine(9)-N1)-methyltransferase-like translates to MESMDTRGVIFEFPHSVLLGPFCFCLAILPIFKDGINNRTQPNMTRSLHFPTSFHFPNPTHSSHLNSIRATTKTLAPRIDNPHFRPLQMTTATTEPPITSGENSLQNEDRCASQPLMSKRAQKKLLKQQKFEAKKAQKKALAKEQRKREGERKRREWEERVAGLSEEEREKLIGSRKGLKKERMEKRCEERESKVKRLNEAKTQGQNIVVDLEFASLMTPSEINSLVQQIMYCYAMNARCSSPGHLWLTGCHGEMEIQLQRLPGFDKWIIEKENRPYVEAFQDRKEHLVYLTADSENILEELDPRKIYIVGGLVDRNRWKGITMKKAEEQGIQTAKLPIGNYLKMSGSKVLTVNQVIEILLKFLETRDWKTSFFKVIPQRKRCEADSEKKQGDSDGEDNSETADHLKRKKNCVESCPHREKKLDEC